A genomic region of Aspergillus oryzae RIB40 DNA, chromosome 1 contains the following coding sequences:
- a CDS encoding coatomer subunit delta (medium subunit of clathrin adaptor complex), with translation MVVLAASICTRGGKAVLSRQFREISRSRIEALLASFPKLADSGTQHTTVEQDNVRFVYQPLDELYIVLITNRQSNILQDIDSLHLFAQVTTSICKSLDEREILRNAFELLSAYDELVTLGYRENLSLSQIKTFLEMESHEERIQEIIERNKELEASEERKRKAKQLEMQRKEAARTGRAMAPRTPSYPVYTPPSRPAVPDAYDSYEAEKKKSFAKPLPTRGKGMQLGKKSKTTDIYEKVRGDLGPEVEESSPLVTPQASTPVVGETSSARASLSADRDPIHVTIAETISANLTREGALKSFEVKGDLQLRISDPSFTKVRLDLATNPTHGAQFRTHPNVDKAAFTDSSAIQLKDSTKRFPVNNSIGVLRWRVASSDNADMLPITFTVWVNKGSDSTTVTVEYELTGSDALRDVVVTIPYGEIEPSVSSFDAVYEVTGDSIDWNIGTVDDSNASGSFEFESTGDSDENGFFPMNVRFSKTNPFVEVDVTAVSLLEMDGEETGFSKEVKSIADGYLIK, from the exons ATG GTCGTACTCGCAGCATCCATATGCACCCGCGGGGGCAAAGCAGTTCTTTCGCGCCAGTTCCGTGAGATTTCTCGCTCCAGAATCGAAGCTTTGCTCGCATCCTTCCCGAAACTGGCAGATTCTGGCACCCAGCATACCACCGTTGAACAAGACAATGTCCGCTTTGTGTACCAGCCCCTGGATGAGCTATACATTGTCCTGATTACCAACCGTCAATCCAACATCCTGCAAGACATTGATAGTCTTCACCTTTTTGCCCAAGTTACTACCAGTATTTGCAAGAGTTTAGACGAGCGGGAAATTTTGCGCAATGCTTTCGAGCTACTCAGCGCATATGACGAGCTGGTGACACTGGGGTACAGGGAGAATCTGTCGTTGTCGCAGATCAAGACTTTCTTAGAAATGGAGAGCCACGAGGAGAGAATCCAAGAGATTATTGAACGG AACAAAGAACTCGAGGCCAGCGAAGAGcgcaaaagaaaggcgaaaCAGCTGGAGATGCAGCGAAAGGAGGCAGCTCGTACCGGTCGTGCTATGGCTCCACGCACCCCGTCCTATCCTGTCTACACTCCCCCATCGCGACCTGCCGTACCCGATGCCTACGATTCCTAtgaagcagagaagaagaagtcattTGCTAA GCCGTTGCCAACCAGAGGGAAGGGCATGCAGCTCGGCAAGAAGTCAAAAACCACGGATATATACGAGAAAGTCCGCGGCGATCTGGGCCCTGAAGTTGAGGAGTCTAGCCCTCTAGTCACCCCACAAGCTTCAACTCCTGTCGTCGGGGAGACATCGTCTGCTCGCGCCTCTCTCTCTGCTGACCGGGATCCTATTCATGTTACTATTGCAGAAACAATCTCTGCCAATCTTACTCGTGAAGGTGCTCTGAAATCCTTCGAAGTCAAGGGCGACTTACAGCTCCGCATCTCCGACCCGTCATTCACTAAAGTCAGACTTGACCTTGCCACCAACCCTACTCATGGGGCTCAGTTCCGTACACATCCAAATGTTGATAAGGCTGCCTTCACCGACTCATCTGCCATTCAGCTAAAGGATTCGACTAAGCGATTCCCGGTCAATAACTCAATCGGCGTCCTACGTTGGCGTGTCGCTAGCTCTGATAATGCTGATATGCTCCCTATCACCTTCACCGTCTGGGTGAACAAGGGATCCGATTCCACTACAGTCACCGTTGAATACGAGCTCACTGGGTCAGACGCTCTGCGTGACGTTGTTGTGACTATTCCATATGGCGAAATAGAACCGTCTGTATCTAGTTTTGATGCTGTGTACGAAGTGACCGGAGATAGCATCGACTGGAACATTGGAACAGTGGATGACAGCAACGCTTCTGGTAGCTTCGAGTTTGAATCTACAGGGGATTCTGATGAGAATGGTTTTTTCCCGATGAATGTTCGTTTCTCTAAAACGAATCCTTTCGTTGAGGTTGATGTTACTGCTGTCTCCCTATTGGAAATGGATGGCGAAGAAACCGGGTTCAGCAAGGAGGTGAAGAGCATTGCAGATGGTTATTTGATCAAGTAA